One window of Medicago truncatula cultivar Jemalong A17 chromosome 2, MtrunA17r5.0-ANR, whole genome shotgun sequence genomic DNA carries:
- the LOC25488123 gene encoding kinesin-like protein KIN-13A isoform X2, producing MRNLNFNAESGSELYTPNTQTLGGGSASDGFYSPEFRGDFGAGLLDLHAMDDTELLSEHMISESFEQSPIIPGDTRVFEDDFYPINSKLEKEAEVDASISLPMNEKENSTRENNVAKIKVVVRKRPLNKKELTKKEDDVVTVSDTAYLTVHEPKLKVDLTAYVDKHEFCFDAVLDEHVTNDEVYRATVEPIIPTIFERTKATCFAYGQTGSGKTYTMQPLPLRAAEDLVRQLHQPVYRSQRYKLWLSYFEIYGGKLFDLLSDRRKLCMREDGRQQVCIVGLQEFEVLDVQVVKEFIEKGNASRSTGSTGANEESSRSHAILQLVVKKHNEVKEGKRNSNTDANDARSGKVVGKISFIDLAGSERGADTTDNDRQTRIEGAEINKSLLALKECIRALDNDQIHIPFRGSKLTEVLRDSFVGNSKTVMISCISPGAGSCEHTLNTLRYADRVKSLSKSGNPRKDAIPNCVPQTNKDVSSTSTLPASVGAEDFIDQRQEKPMDMGRKPLEKEKTMYSSAAIADKQLPSISSNYLSNGREEKGITYPSMERERFEMKNSYNDNSSQKINSYPQNGTDEKVQKVSPPRRKGSKDEKSERPANWMKRDTVEEKGLTYASVEREKFEMKNSYNDSSSPKMNSYARNDTDEKVQKVSPPRRKGFKDEKSERPANLMKRDTNASDLSTTSSRQQQTTVNHNTVTSGSRLYDAESAPDVNINAVLEEEEALIAAHRKEIEDTMEIVREEMKLLAEVDQPGSRIDNYVAQLSFVLSRKAASLVGLQARLARFQHRLKEQEILSRKRVPR from the exons ATGAGAAACCTCAATTTTAATGCGGAATCTGGTTCGGAGCTTTATACACCCAATACTCAAACTTTGGGTGGAGGGTCTGCATCGGATGGGTTCTATTCTCCTGAATTTAGAGGGGATTTTGGAGCCGGGCTTTTGGATCTTCATGCCATGGATGACACAGAGCTTCTGTCTGAG CATATGATTTCAGAATCTTTCGAACAATCACCCATCATACCAGGAGATACTAGAGTATTTGAAGATGATTTCTATCCAATTAATAGCAAGCTGGAAAAAGAAGCTGAAGTTGATGCATCAATTTCTTTACCTATGAATGAAAAAGAGAATAGTACAAGGGAGAATAATGTCGCCAAGATTAAAGTTGTG GTACGTAAAAGGCCTTTAAACAAGAAAGAGCTTACTAAGAAGGAGGATGATGTCGTAACTGTGTCTGACACTGCATATTTGACAGTCCATGAACCTAAACTAAAG GTTGATTTGACAGCTTATGTGGACAAGCATGAGTTTTGCTTTGATGCCGTTCTTGATGAGCATGTTACCAATGATGAA GTATACCGAGCTACAGTTGAACCAATTATTCCTACAATTTTTGAACGTACCAAAGCTACTTGTTTTGCTTATGGTCAGACAG GAAGTGGCAAGACATACACAATGCAACCTTTACCACTCAGAGCTGCAGAAGACCTTGTTCGACAGTTGCATCAGCCAGTTTACCGGAGTCAGAGATATAAATTGTGGCTTAGCTACTTTGAGATATATGGTGGAAAGCTTTTTGATCTTCTTAGTGACAGAAG GAAACTTTGTATGAGGGAAGATGGACGGCAGCAAGTTTGCATTGTAGGACTGCAAGAATTTGAAGTTTTGGACGTTCAGGTTGTCAAAGAATTCATTGAAAAGGGAAATGCTTCAAGAAGTACAGGATCCACGGGTGCTAATGAGGAGTCCTCCAGGTCGCATGCTATCTTACAGTTGGTTGTAAAGAAGCACAATGAGGTGAAAGAGGGCAAGCGAAATTCAAACACTGATGCAAATGATGCAAGAAGTGGGAAGGTCGTAGGGAAGATTTCTTTTATTGATCTTGCTGGAAGTGAAAGAGGCGCTGACACTACTGATAATGATCGTCAAACACG GATTGAAGGAGCCGAAATTAATAAGAGCCTTTTGGCTTTGAAGGAATGCATTCGAGCTTTAGACAATGACCAGATCCATATTCCATTCCGGGGAAGCAAACTTACAGAAGTGCTGCGGGACTCCTTTGTAGGAAATTCAAAAACTGTCATGATCTCTTGCATATCTCCAGGTGCTGGGTCTTGCGAACACACGCTTAACACCCTACGTTATGCTGATCG GGTTAAAAGTCTTTCCAAAAGTGGAAATCCTAGAAAAGACGCAATACCCAATTGTGTACCACAAACTAATAAAGATGTTTCATCTACATCAACCCTTCCAGCTAGTGTTGGTGCAGAGGATTTTATCGATCAGCGCCAAGAGAAACCAATGGATATGGGCAGGAAGCCACTTGAAAAGGAGAAAACTATGTATAGCTCTGCTGCTATTGCTGACAAACAGTTACCTAGTATTTCTTCAAATTACCTATCAAATGGACGAGAAGAAAAAGGCATCACTTATCCTTCAATGGAGAGGGAGAGGTTTGAAATGAAGAACTCTTATAATGATAATTCCAGTCAAAAGATTAACTCTTACCCACAAAATGGTACAGATGAGAAAGTGCAAAAGGTATCTCCCCCACGCAGAAAAGGTTCTAAGGATGAAAAGTCTGAAAGGCCTGCAAACTGGATGAAAAGGGATACCGTTGAAGAAAAAGGCTTGACTTATGCTTCAGTGGagagagagaagtttgaaatGAAGAACTCTTATAATGATTCTTCGAGTCCAAAGATGAACTCTTACGCACGAAATGATACAGATGAGAAAGTGCAAAAGGTTTCTCCCCCACGCAGAAAAGGTTTTAAAGATGAAAAGTCTGAAAGGCCTGCAAATTTGATGAAAAGGGATACCAATGCTTCTGATCTCTCGACCACAAGCTCCAGGCAACAGCAAACCACAGTGAATCACAACACTGTTACCTCTGGATCCAGGCTTTATGACGCAGAGTCAGCACCTGACGTGAATATCAATGCAGTACTTGAG GAGGAAGAAGCACTAATTGCCGCTCATAGGAAAGAAATTGAGGACACAATGGAGATTGTTCGTGAA GAAATGAAACTCTTGGCCGAAGTCGACCAACCAGGTAGCCGTATTGACAACTATGTAGCCCAATTGAGCTTTGTGCTTTCTCGCAAAGCAGCTAGTCTTGTGGGTCTTCAAGCTCGCCTTGCAAGATTCCAACATCGACTAAAAGAACAGGAAATTCTGAGTAGAAAAAGAGTTCCCCGTTGA
- the LOC25488123 gene encoding kinesin-like protein KIN-13A isoform X1, giving the protein MPPQGNAAAAVYDQPAGGSLQSASTDAGDAVMARWLQSAGLQHLGSPLASSGVDHRLFPNLLMQGYGAQSAEEKQRLFKLMRNLNFNAESGSELYTPNTQTLGGGSASDGFYSPEFRGDFGAGLLDLHAMDDTELLSEHMISESFEQSPIIPGDTRVFEDDFYPINSKLEKEAEVDASISLPMNEKENSTRENNVAKIKVVVRKRPLNKKELTKKEDDVVTVSDTAYLTVHEPKLKVDLTAYVDKHEFCFDAVLDEHVTNDEVYRATVEPIIPTIFERTKATCFAYGQTGSGKTYTMQPLPLRAAEDLVRQLHQPVYRSQRYKLWLSYFEIYGGKLFDLLSDRRKLCMREDGRQQVCIVGLQEFEVLDVQVVKEFIEKGNASRSTGSTGANEESSRSHAILQLVVKKHNEVKEGKRNSNTDANDARSGKVVGKISFIDLAGSERGADTTDNDRQTRIEGAEINKSLLALKECIRALDNDQIHIPFRGSKLTEVLRDSFVGNSKTVMISCISPGAGSCEHTLNTLRYADRVKSLSKSGNPRKDAIPNCVPQTNKDVSSTSTLPASVGAEDFIDQRQEKPMDMGRKPLEKEKTMYSSAAIADKQLPSISSNYLSNGREEKGITYPSMERERFEMKNSYNDNSSQKINSYPQNGTDEKVQKVSPPRRKGSKDEKSERPANWMKRDTVEEKGLTYASVEREKFEMKNSYNDSSSPKMNSYARNDTDEKVQKVSPPRRKGFKDEKSERPANLMKRDTNASDLSTTSSRQQQTTVNHNTVTSGSRLYDAESAPDVNINAVLEEEEALIAAHRKEIEDTMEIVREEMKLLAEVDQPGSRIDNYVAQLSFVLSRKAASLVGLQARLARFQHRLKEQEILSRKRVPR; this is encoded by the exons ATGCCGCCACAGGGTAATGCCGCCGCCGCTGTTTACGATCAACCTGCCGGCGGCTCCCTGCAAAGTGCATCCACTGATGCCGGAGACGCTGTCATGGCGCGGTGGCTTCAGTCCGCCGGTTTGCAGCATTTAGGTTCTCCACTTGCTTCATCCGGTGTCGATCATCGCCTCTTCCCCAACCTTCTCATGCAG GGTTATGGAGCACAGTCTGCTGAAGAGAAGCAGAGGCTTTTCAAGTTAATGAGAAACCTCAATTTTAATGCGGAATCTGGTTCGGAGCTTTATACACCCAATACTCAAACTTTGGGTGGAGGGTCTGCATCGGATGGGTTCTATTCTCCTGAATTTAGAGGGGATTTTGGAGCCGGGCTTTTGGATCTTCATGCCATGGATGACACAGAGCTTCTGTCTGAG CATATGATTTCAGAATCTTTCGAACAATCACCCATCATACCAGGAGATACTAGAGTATTTGAAGATGATTTCTATCCAATTAATAGCAAGCTGGAAAAAGAAGCTGAAGTTGATGCATCAATTTCTTTACCTATGAATGAAAAAGAGAATAGTACAAGGGAGAATAATGTCGCCAAGATTAAAGTTGTG GTACGTAAAAGGCCTTTAAACAAGAAAGAGCTTACTAAGAAGGAGGATGATGTCGTAACTGTGTCTGACACTGCATATTTGACAGTCCATGAACCTAAACTAAAG GTTGATTTGACAGCTTATGTGGACAAGCATGAGTTTTGCTTTGATGCCGTTCTTGATGAGCATGTTACCAATGATGAA GTATACCGAGCTACAGTTGAACCAATTATTCCTACAATTTTTGAACGTACCAAAGCTACTTGTTTTGCTTATGGTCAGACAG GAAGTGGCAAGACATACACAATGCAACCTTTACCACTCAGAGCTGCAGAAGACCTTGTTCGACAGTTGCATCAGCCAGTTTACCGGAGTCAGAGATATAAATTGTGGCTTAGCTACTTTGAGATATATGGTGGAAAGCTTTTTGATCTTCTTAGTGACAGAAG GAAACTTTGTATGAGGGAAGATGGACGGCAGCAAGTTTGCATTGTAGGACTGCAAGAATTTGAAGTTTTGGACGTTCAGGTTGTCAAAGAATTCATTGAAAAGGGAAATGCTTCAAGAAGTACAGGATCCACGGGTGCTAATGAGGAGTCCTCCAGGTCGCATGCTATCTTACAGTTGGTTGTAAAGAAGCACAATGAGGTGAAAGAGGGCAAGCGAAATTCAAACACTGATGCAAATGATGCAAGAAGTGGGAAGGTCGTAGGGAAGATTTCTTTTATTGATCTTGCTGGAAGTGAAAGAGGCGCTGACACTACTGATAATGATCGTCAAACACG GATTGAAGGAGCCGAAATTAATAAGAGCCTTTTGGCTTTGAAGGAATGCATTCGAGCTTTAGACAATGACCAGATCCATATTCCATTCCGGGGAAGCAAACTTACAGAAGTGCTGCGGGACTCCTTTGTAGGAAATTCAAAAACTGTCATGATCTCTTGCATATCTCCAGGTGCTGGGTCTTGCGAACACACGCTTAACACCCTACGTTATGCTGATCG GGTTAAAAGTCTTTCCAAAAGTGGAAATCCTAGAAAAGACGCAATACCCAATTGTGTACCACAAACTAATAAAGATGTTTCATCTACATCAACCCTTCCAGCTAGTGTTGGTGCAGAGGATTTTATCGATCAGCGCCAAGAGAAACCAATGGATATGGGCAGGAAGCCACTTGAAAAGGAGAAAACTATGTATAGCTCTGCTGCTATTGCTGACAAACAGTTACCTAGTATTTCTTCAAATTACCTATCAAATGGACGAGAAGAAAAAGGCATCACTTATCCTTCAATGGAGAGGGAGAGGTTTGAAATGAAGAACTCTTATAATGATAATTCCAGTCAAAAGATTAACTCTTACCCACAAAATGGTACAGATGAGAAAGTGCAAAAGGTATCTCCCCCACGCAGAAAAGGTTCTAAGGATGAAAAGTCTGAAAGGCCTGCAAACTGGATGAAAAGGGATACCGTTGAAGAAAAAGGCTTGACTTATGCTTCAGTGGagagagagaagtttgaaatGAAGAACTCTTATAATGATTCTTCGAGTCCAAAGATGAACTCTTACGCACGAAATGATACAGATGAGAAAGTGCAAAAGGTTTCTCCCCCACGCAGAAAAGGTTTTAAAGATGAAAAGTCTGAAAGGCCTGCAAATTTGATGAAAAGGGATACCAATGCTTCTGATCTCTCGACCACAAGCTCCAGGCAACAGCAAACCACAGTGAATCACAACACTGTTACCTCTGGATCCAGGCTTTATGACGCAGAGTCAGCACCTGACGTGAATATCAATGCAGTACTTGAG GAGGAAGAAGCACTAATTGCCGCTCATAGGAAAGAAATTGAGGACACAATGGAGATTGTTCGTGAA GAAATGAAACTCTTGGCCGAAGTCGACCAACCAGGTAGCCGTATTGACAACTATGTAGCCCAATTGAGCTTTGTGCTTTCTCGCAAAGCAGCTAGTCTTGTGGGTCTTCAAGCTCGCCTTGCAAGATTCCAACATCGACTAAAAGAACAGGAAATTCTGAGTAGAAAAAGAGTTCCCCGTTGA
- the LOC25488121 gene encoding translationally-controlled tumor protein homolog produces MLVYQDLLTGDELLSDSYPYKEIENGMLWEVEGKWVVKGVVEVDIGANASAEGGEDEGVDDSAVKVVDIVDVFRLQEQPSFDKKQFLGFVKRYIKLLTPKLDAEKQELFKKHIEGATKYLLGKLKDLQFFVGESMHDDGSLVFAYYKDGAADPTFLYFAYALKEIKC; encoded by the exons ATGTTGGTTTACCAGGATCTCCTTACCG GTGATGAGCTTTTGTCAGACTCTTACCCATACAAGGAAATTGAGAATGGAATGTTGTGGGAGGTTGAGGGAAAG TGGGTTGTTAAGGGAGTTGTTGAAGTAGACATTGGTGCTAACGCTTCAGCTGAAGGTGGAGAAGATGAGGGTGTTGATGACTCAGCTGTCAAGGTTGTCGACATTGTTGACGTATTCAGACTTCAG GAACAACCATCTTTTGACAAGAAGCAGTTTCTTGGCTTTGTTAAGAGGTATATTAAGTTGCTGACACCCAAACTAGATGCAGAGAAACAAGAGCTATTTAAAAAGCACATTGAGGGAGCAACCAAATACCTGCTCGGCAAGCTCAAGGACCTTCAATT CTTTGTTGGTGAGAGCATGCATGATGATGGTAGCTTGGTTTTCGCCTACTACAAGGATGGTGCTGCTGATCCAACGTTTCTCTACTTCGCTTATGCTTTGAAGGAAATCAAGTGTTAA